The nucleotide window TAAGGGCAGGTTAAGAGATAACCGAGGCCAAAGCTGCTCGCTTTGTCCAAACCAAATTAACTAATTATTCACATAAAATTAGCAGAAGTGCCAAACAGAAGCTTAAAATAGAGTTGAAGGAAAATAATAGACTGGAGGGAATCGTGATGAAATTAGAAGGCAAAGTGGCTGTAGTGACGGGTGCTGCGTCGGGGATGGGAAAGGCGATTGCGGAATTATATGCCCAGGAGGGTGCGAAGGTTTTACTGGCTGACTATAATTTTGATGGTGCTGAGGATGTTGCGAAAGGGATTGTTGCGAACGGCGGGACTGCAAAAGCGCTAAAAGTGAACGTGGCGGATCTTGCGGATGTTGAGAATATGATCGATACTGCTGTAAGTGAGTATGGAACACTGGATATTTTGGTGAATAACGCGGGGATTATGGATGGCTTTGAGCCTGTTGGTGATATCACAGACGAGAGATGGGACCAGATTTTTGATGTGAATACAAAGGGCGTGATGCGCGCGATGCGTAAGGCGATACCGCTTTTCCTTGAAAAAGAAAAAGGTATCATCATTAATATAGCCTCCACCGGCGGATTTAGCGGTGCCCATGCTGGTGCAGCTTATGGTGCATCCAAGCATGCCGTGATCGGGCTGACAAAGAACACTGGCTTCATGTATGCGCAAAAAGGGATCCGCTGCAATGCGATTGCACCGGGAGCGGTCGAAACCAACATCGGATCAAGCATGAAGGGCATTAATGAGTTTGGCATGTCACGTGCAGGCTTGACCCACTCATTATCGCCACGCGCCGGGAAGCCAGAAGAAATTGCGCAGGCAGCACTGTTCCTTGCATCTGATGACTCCAGCTTTGTTAATGGAACCGTGATTACCGTCGATGGCGGCTGGACATCTGCTTTTTAAAGACTCTTTAATTTAAGA belongs to Mesobacillus sp. AQ2 and includes:
- a CDS encoding SDR family oxidoreductase gives rise to the protein MKLEGKVAVVTGAASGMGKAIAELYAQEGAKVLLADYNFDGAEDVAKGIVANGGTAKALKVNVADLADVENMIDTAVSEYGTLDILVNNAGIMDGFEPVGDITDERWDQIFDVNTKGVMRAMRKAIPLFLEKEKGIIINIASTGGFSGAHAGAAYGASKHAVIGLTKNTGFMYAQKGIRCNAIAPGAVETNIGSSMKGINEFGMSRAGLTHSLSPRAGKPEEIAQAALFLASDDSSFVNGTVITVDGGWTSAF